Proteins encoded together in one Nilaparvata lugens isolate BPH unplaced genomic scaffold, ASM1435652v1 scaffold5124, whole genome shotgun sequence window:
- the LOC111063504 gene encoding uncharacterized protein LOC111063504 isoform X2, translating into MESIMEPEPSRVSDEVPVPVEVSDIKDMIDTEDRLGELKLLKEEQVDLEPSKVSDEGPAEISDIKDLTDSVDSMYRHSELKLLKEEQVSATPVQVEQSISNEGVNLMENECKDKERPSNKGISHPCTSGAINLKRRSQLDGK; encoded by the exons ATGGAACCTGAGCCATCGAGGGTCTCTGATGAAGTGCCAGTACCAGTAGAGGTATCAGACATCAAAGACATGATTGATACAGAAGACAGGCTTGGCGAGCTGAAACTTCTCAAAGAAGAACAG GTGGATCTTGAGCCATCAAAGGTCTCTGATGAAGGGCCAGCAGAGATATCAGACATCAAAGACTTGACGGATTCAGTCGACAGCATGTACAGGCATAGCGAGCTGAAACTTCTCAAAGAAGAACAG GTATCAGCCACCCCTGTACAAGTGGAGCAATCAATCTCAAACGAAGGAGTCAACTTGATGGAAAATGAATGCAAAGACAAGGAACGACCATCTAACAAAG GTATCAGCCACCCCTGTACAAGTGGAGCAATCAATCTCAAACGAAGGAGTCAACTTGATGGAAAATGA
- the LOC111063504 gene encoding uncharacterized protein LOC111063504 isoform X1, with product MESIMEPEPSRVSDEVPVPVEVSDIKDMIDTEDRLGELKLLKEEQVDLEPSKVSDEGPAEISDIKDLTDSVDSMYRHSELKLLKEEQVSATPVQVEQSISNEGVNLMENECKDKERPSNKEITLPTAYVKLYRIGVLDRIARTLTKSSALMTIMMI from the exons ATGGAACCTGAGCCATCGAGGGTCTCTGATGAAGTGCCAGTACCAGTAGAGGTATCAGACATCAAAGACATGATTGATACAGAAGACAGGCTTGGCGAGCTGAAACTTCTCAAAGAAGAACAG GTGGATCTTGAGCCATCAAAGGTCTCTGATGAAGGGCCAGCAGAGATATCAGACATCAAAGACTTGACGGATTCAGTCGACAGCATGTACAGGCATAGCGAGCTGAAACTTCTCAAAGAAGAACAG GTATCAGCCACCCCTGTACAAGTGGAGCAATCAATCTCAAACGAAGGAGTCAACTTGATGGAAAATGAATGCAAAGACAAGGAACGACCATCTAACAAAG AGATAACTCTACCCACTGCCTATGTCAAACTGTATCGCATTGGAGTGCTGGATAGAATTGCCAGAACCCTTACCAAAAGCAGCGCTCTGATGACGATTATGATGATTTGA